Proteins found in one Aquibium microcysteis genomic segment:
- a CDS encoding SDR family oxidoreductase, with amino-acid sequence MQEHPQSKHPQPPMPKQQQDMPGQTRDMDPRPDHGEESYCGSGKLTDRVALVTGADSGIGRAVAIAFAREGADVVISYLEEDEDARETARWVEEAGRKAVLARGDISEEGFARSLVQRTVDVCGRIDILVNNAAHQATFEKFEDISSAEWDLTFRTNVYAMFYLSQEAVKHMEPGASIINTSSINATSPSPTLLAYATTKGAIANFTAGLAGLVAERGIRVNAVAPGPIWTPLIPSTMPPEKVESFGQNTPMKRPGQPAELAATYVLLASDDASYTTGALYEVTGGRPMI; translated from the coding sequence ATGCAGGAGCATCCACAGTCGAAGCATCCGCAGCCCCCGATGCCGAAGCAGCAGCAGGACATGCCGGGCCAGACCCGCGACATGGACCCGCGTCCCGACCATGGCGAGGAGAGCTATTGCGGAAGCGGCAAGCTGACCGATCGCGTCGCCCTCGTCACCGGCGCGGATTCGGGCATCGGCCGGGCCGTGGCCATCGCATTCGCGCGCGAGGGCGCCGACGTCGTCATCTCCTATCTCGAAGAGGACGAGGATGCGCGCGAGACGGCGCGCTGGGTGGAGGAGGCCGGTCGCAAGGCCGTCCTCGCCCGCGGCGACATCAGCGAGGAAGGCTTCGCCAGGTCGCTGGTGCAGCGCACCGTCGACGTGTGCGGTCGCATCGACATCCTCGTCAACAACGCCGCGCATCAGGCGACCTTCGAGAAGTTCGAGGACATCTCGTCGGCGGAATGGGATCTGACCTTCCGCACCAATGTCTACGCCATGTTCTACCTCAGCCAGGAGGCTGTTAAGCACATGGAACCCGGCGCCTCGATCATCAACACCTCGTCGATCAATGCCACCAGCCCGTCGCCGACCCTGCTGGCCTACGCCACGACCAAGGGCGCCATCGCCAACTTCACGGCGGGTCTGGCCGGCCTCGTCGCCGAACGCGGCATCCGCGTCAACGCGGTCGCGCCCGGACCGATCTGGACGCCGCTCATCCCGTCCACCATGCCGCCGGAGAAAGTCGAGAGCTTCGGCCAGAACACGCCGATGAAGCGGCCAGGCCAGCCGGCGGAACTCGCCGCCACCTATGTCCTTCTGGCCTCGGATGATGCAAGCTACACCACGGGCGCCCTCTACGAGGTCACGGGCGGCCGGCCGATGATCTGA